In the Ornithodoros turicata isolate Travis chromosome 5, ASM3712646v1, whole genome shotgun sequence genome, AAGCaagatgttcagctattttttcccgatgggatagctccagaatatccctgtcaattatcatgcatttgagtaaattcggcacgctcttcacattggtggggtaaaaaagcgacctttacttggcaaatttccgagttcagttcgcaaatatttacataattaaacttacgttacatgacattcacatcaggtggtggcaaaaatctAGTAGGACTAAATGCCCTTGACCACATGATTCgtggtggcgtagttttttttattataattcaatgacacgttttctgggacaccctgtatatctgagGAATAGACAAGCTGGGCTTCGTCTgataacctttcctttcttacaTCCCGCCACGTGCCCTTCCTTCTTTCCACCCCCTCTCTTCTGTCAACCAGAAAACACTTTCTCCTGCTCCATTTGACATTTCCACAAGCATTTCCGACTCTGTAACCATCGGTCATGGCAGTATAAGATAACCCTAGACACTGAAGCAAGAAGCCTGACCGCCATATGATGCTTTTCGCTCGCAGAAAGTACATTTCGGTTAACTCAGCATGTTTTGGAAGCACACAGCTCAGAAGATTTTCGGCAGGCACAAGTCCAAGTGATGAGGTCGAAACATCTTTATTCCGGAAATAAATACTGAAGATATATCCTTGAAGGCTGTGACACAAATATGAAACAATATTCACACGATGGAACTCGAACAAGGATTGATGACGTCATGACAACTTGGCATGCAAGTAAAGGATAAAACACCACCAATATTTCTTCAACGTGGTTGTCGTCGTTGGCGAATTATGATAAAGAAAAATTAATAAAACACATTCTAACAATGCCTGACAATAAAAATCGTAGGACACAATTCATACATGGCACATGGTGTCGTTTCTACGAACAGATGAAACTCTTAGAAGGATATTTAATGAATTTGAGTGACCCACTTGGTTCACTGTACTGGTAAAAATTCATGCAATGCTGGCAACGGCATGAGTGATACTTTACGGCGGAAGCTATGACAGAAGTTGAGAAGAGGATGAAAAACTGAAATATTTACTAATGCTATGAAGCTTTATGTATAGACCTGGAATTTATTTCTTTCAACAGTTTACAACACGTGCATTTATTAGCGGAGGCATGACTAATGGCGTACATTTAATGCACTTATCACATTTTCTGCTGGAAAGGGATAAAACGACTAAAAACAATAGATCTGAATTAAGTACTATTTTAAAACGGACGCCAAATTCGAATaatcaaacaaagaaaaactcCGTTTCTTTCTTCATATTCGAAGTGCACATGTAACCCGACGCTTTCCTTGTTGCGGGATTATTTACAGAGACTTAAAAATAACGTCCATTGCTGTGGACACTGTCAGGCACTGCGACTTGATCCGCCGCTATTTTCATTGTATAGCATCAATGAAGGATAACACTCTTTGCTGTCTACTTAGTGAGGTTATACAATGGCTGacaaataacttttttttcgtAAACACAGGAATGCACGAACAGTAATCAGTCAAACACACAGGACACACACTTTTGTTTCTGCACACGGCACAATTGCGTTTCCCAACACTGATAGACACATCTTATCTTCACACGGTGACACGTCTAGGCTGTGGTATACCGGACAGTAATCGTGTCTCTTATTGGAATCCTAATCTATACCTTGTACTCTCTAGTTAACGGGCACATTCTTggaaccctgtattcacacgagcgacattccgcAGAATACTCCACCGGAAGATGCAcgaaacgtcatagctttctgctgtcacgtgagcacgaCCCCTCATCgtcatgtcttttcgtgctcttcttaCCATGCGTAATATCCTGCGTCTCAGCCACATGATagtccgtagcagacgacaccgacgacactgtcgtctgctacgcactATCTTGCGCGCTATGTCGTTTTCGATACTCCTGCCCCCCGTGAGgaagtttttgctttttcttccgctagaataaTGCGTGGAGACGTTGCCCGGGTGAAGACACGGGAAAAGGCATCAGAAGAGCTCCCATCTCGTCTGCTCTGATAGAGTTAAGGCTGGTTTACATGTGTTATATTAtcgaaatgcgcatgcgctaTCTTTCCATCCGTGACGTCGTTCTCTGTTTCGTGACACCTTAGTAAATAATAACAACGCCAAAGTAGACCATCTGCTTGTAAGCCATATTTCTAATATCAAAACACTCTTAAAGTATGTATGTACAATGCTAAGACGATTAGAAAAACCGGAAATAGTATTTATACATACGTATGTAGCCTTAGTATACAGGGCACCCCAGAAGAGGTCATACGTTTTTCTGCCGAATTCTTCAAACGCATGCCAAATGGATTGTGGCTCATGTTTCACGTGCAGTTTTGAGCTCAACTGTAAATGGTATCGTCGACGGCGTTTTTTAGCCGTTCACATAATCTACTTATTTTGGGAGACACTACGTTTCAATGTCAGTGATTAGGAATCGCCTTTATCCATCCATAGTAAATGCCCGTACTCAGGATGCACAGATATGATTCCTGTACCGATACTAGAGGTCATACAAATTTCAAAGCTATGTCTGTATGTACACAATCTGACATGGCAGCGAATTTCACCGAGTTACTCCATTAAATGAAGTATAGCTAGGTCACTAAACCCTACAGCGTGGATTGTGCAGTCACACTTTCGATTACAAAGGTGCTGATAAACCCGACGTTCGTAGCTTCGCACTGTTGCTTGCCAACCGATTGGATGTAACTAAAGCCACAGTGAAAACTACAGTGCATTGAAATCATTTCATGATAAAAAATACAGAGGTCTGCGTATGAAGAATGCATTCCACATTATTGTCTCAGCGATTAGGTCGCAAAGTGCGATAAAACCTTGCTGTCACTCACCACCTACTCTGAATGGGGAAGTGGAAAGAGGGACAGAAAGGGATGTGTCACATGATACCACAACGAACACAAGCTTTGTCTGGCTTCGCCCCCTGTTTGTAGAATGCATTCTGCATAAAGTGTCTCACAATTGAAATATAGTTTTGTACCCTTGGAATTTGGGGCCGAGATCATATTGTTGACGGTATATATGTTTCTAAAATAATTGTAACATAGCTCAACAGACGAGGCAGCCTATCCAGGGCCTCCAGGACCACCTTGAAACGGAACAGTATAAATAACGTAACAATATAATACTTTCTAGCACTGGGGAATAACGTATAAACAATAAATTACAACGTTAATTAATGTAGTCACGGGTCAAAACAAGATGAGAGGGACAACAAACAAAAGATGAACATTTGCCAGGGATATGAGAATGAGTTGGACAGTTTGGGAACATAGGAAGAACTAAAACGATGATCACTAAATCATTGTCCTTAAGAGTGTCGCGTTCCACACGTTCATAACACGGAACCAAAACGGCCACAGGTGTTGTAGTTGAAGATGAACGAGGGTTAATTGGAATAATATCTAACTAAACACGCGGCGAAGAGTCTGAACTCATAGACACCGTCCACCGGGGACGATGCCAGCACCTTTGGTTGCGAAGTACACACGGGCATACGCATGCACACTGTTACGGAGAGTAGGTATCGGGTGGTGGTCGGATATGACGTCATGGCTGTTCTTCTCGCTCTTGATTCAGCGTATCATGAGAAACATGGCGCATGACAGGACCATTCCGACGACCTGGTGGATAAAGAAATGTTCTGGGTTACATACTTCGTAGAAGAAATAGAAAGTCGCAATGAATTCGCCAAAATAAGCTTGCAACAAATTGCTtgattaaataataataataataatgttgaCAGCACGGTATATAAAGTGACACTGCGTGTGGGCAACTTTGGGGTTGGTTGTTGGCATATGGGAATGCCTTTGTTGATCGATCTAGTAGACTGCTGCTGTTGCTCGATATAATTGTAAGCACAGAATGAGATACTTGGTGGAAACGACTACAAGCAGCTCTCAGGACTTCAGGACTACATGAAACTCTTTCGGCAGCCACACATAATGTGTTGCTGAAAACGTGGCAGTCAATGTTGTCAATGAATATAGGAATCGATGCTTACCAGCAGGCAGGATATGCCGATCCCCATTCCACCCACAATGACAGCGTGGCCCTTCACGAAATCTCGAACTTTCTCGTGACAACTCTGTAACATACATAAACAGATTCAGAACTCGATTACTCACCAAACTTCTAATCTGGAGATGCATTTGTGATGACACTGCTTGTGCATAAATACATTGGACTCTAATATTAAATAATACGTTTAACCACAGTCTGTGCACAGTGCACTTTGCGCGAGCTCGAGGATAACGAAATTTATGGCTGAGGACGTGCCTAAAGCTGCCCTAGAGAAATTTCTTACTATTAAAGAAGCGCGACACACTTCATCCTCTGTGAGATTCCACACCTACTCCTAAGCGCGTATAGCAACTCGAGAAATTGTTCATTTTGAGTGAATACGACTTTTCTGGCAGATACCAGTGATTTTTAGCGCTTAATTGGGCTACATTTTTGGCGTAGGCCTTAAAAACTTCCCTTCCAGCTCCCTGATGATAAAAAATTTAGTGTTTCGTTCACTGCTGTGATCACTCACAAAATGAAGATGGCTCGAACGAGGATTCTAATCTCATTAACGTCTAGAAAATATAGCTAAATTAAGACATTCAACAATATACACAGTTAGTTACATAATAGGTACATAACACATAACAGCTTTGTAATAGATTTCCCCTGTCGTGCGTAGTTGGAGAAACAAGGAGGGGAGTGCCTTAAGATCCTTGTGCCCCCTGACGTCCACTACAAAATGATGCCTATTTACGGCGCAAATCGTCGAACTGGTTGTCGTCTAAGGTGGGATAAATACACTCACGTCCATGTAGGTGTCCCTGCTTGTGGGTTGCTTGAGGCAAGCGTGTAGCCACTCTTTCTTCCTGCAGCATGACTCCGGCACCTGGTGGTTGCTGTTGAAGTGGGAGTTCTTGAGCGACCACACGCGGAAAGGCTCGTACCTCTCCGTTCGAACTCCGCAGCATTCAAACTGAGGAGGAACATATACGTCCTTTTATCTCTTGTATTTCGCACACATGTGGTCAAAAGCAGTCTGTAACCTTTACATACACTAAGTGAATAAAATTCCTTCTTAAGCTGATGTGAGCATATGGTGAAAAGACTGACCACAACGTGCAAACTTAACGCGTTACGAGCAGTTGAGTTACTCATTCTCATAGTCGATAGCTTTTtcacagcattttttttttctggactaGTTGATTGGTTTTCGAAACAAGATACGAGTTAATTACTACACTTGCCAGTTATTGCTATTGCTATTACGTGTTACTTTGTATGAGCACTCAAGGAAGAAAAATTCCAAAGGCGGGCCAATTTGTTATCAGCAAATCAAATACCCAGTCTTGACTCTCTTCTCcatcttttctttattttttcatttttttatttttttttatgtaaggCTGTTTTTccaggtgggttatacggccaggcggccATTTTCTTGAAGAGAGTTTAACTACTGTGTGACCTAAAATTatttaattaactctttaattaggggctttCGGCCTAAAGTGAGATAACACAATGGGAGATAATCCTTGTTGAAAGCGTTTCTATTTTAAAAAGGTTCTGAAACGTGCTCGTGCTTTGAAATGTCAATCGCCGACTTTGGCTATACAAAtgaagcgaaaccgaaaccgcgcacATCAGGAGCGCAGGAaggacagcgctcattccacgtcagagggccacgtgctttggagcgatggataCGATTGGAGCAGGTGCTGATCCCCTGGCCAGAccaaccgctttgcggcccagataaCCCGCCGACTGCGAAGGTAATGAGGTCCAGAGGCgcccggtttcggtttcggctcattcgcGAGGCAAAATTCGGCGATAGATactatttcaacgcacgtgccgTTTCAGGTTTTTAAAAATAGAAATGCTTACAAAAAAGATTCGCTCCCACTCTGCTAACCTAGTTTTGTCCGAAAGCCGAAagtaattaacgaattttaggtaaatAGTCAAccagtagttacatactctaTTCGTGATTACGTTCACCTGACGGTAAGACTAACGGCGTATAAGCTGCTATCATAGCTTTTTTTACAAAAGAAACCTgtaaccaataaaaaaaaaactgtacagcATATGTGCAGCTCGGTGTATCGTTAAACTATGCTGTCAAAGAGTTATTTGCTTCAAGATATTTCGCGCATAACGCTGTGTAAACACCATTTCGTGTCAGGCCAAGTAAAAAGAAGGCAAAAAGTTGGTAACCTACATGCTGTTGAACTGCGTCCCAGGCATCCGTGACGACCGAGTCGTTTTTGTACATGGGGATAGACATGATCATTTCTTGATACATGCGATCGTCCACCTGCAAGTTCGATGTCAGGAATGTCGTTAGTTCCTCGGCGAGACTTGACTTTGTGCAGTCAGAATTAGAAGCAACGAAAATAATGCAACGTGTCGGTGTTCTCACCTCGTTTCTAAACACATAGCCCAGAATACCTCCTACGAGCATTGTGATGAATATCATGAAGAGTATTATGAAGAACTGCAAGAGAAAATGAGGATTGTTAGCTTCGTTGGCGAAGCGACGACAGTCAAACACATTTTAATCTCGCAATTCAATCTTTCGTGAGTTATTTGTACAGTCTAAGAAAAAATGAGTAAATTTGGGCTGGATTACAGCTTCTAGACCCCTAGATTGAAATTTCTGTCCATTGTAGTCCCATAACTAAACATGAGTGCGGGTAAGCCGGCGGGAAAACCAGCCCGCCGGCTTTTGGTGCACGACCCGATTCATTGCGAACATTTGGCCTAAAACACATTCCAAGACGTTCTTATCCAGACCTTCTGTGGTACAAGAGATGATGACAGTTTTGTCATTTACTGGTACCGCGTTCTATGCTTGCTCTTTGACATAGACAGAGGGGGCAAGcatccagctgattaagagaccgggaaagtgcggttcgggaaggttggtagtataGGCGATGAAGAATGGAGTAGTGTATTgcccctggcgacgaaactcTTGTTGTTGCCGCTCTTTGACTATGTTTGCCGCATGGGGCTAATTTTGGCTATCTTTCGACACCACGACTGGTACGCTTCGCGTTAGTAAGCTGGCAACCAAGTCAGCAGTCGCCACAGCGTCTGACgcatcaataaatcatttcgtgctGGGAGGATCATGCGGGATAACTGAAACCTGCGTACGCATTGGGCTGCAAGTACATCTGCGGGTATGCGGGTGCGCGTAGGGATGTGCgggtgcggatgcgggtcgtGCTCCTGCGGGTGCGGTGCGGGTGCGGCTACGAATTTTCCTACCCGCACTCATCTCTACCCATAACCCTGAAAAGTACTCCTCAGCACATCGCAGTGCATAAACTTTTAATAAATTTCGGTGCTCGTGGCAATGGATCTAGTCCCCAAAAAGACTACAATTAAtcatttttttatgttttacttttttttctacaactgCTGCTTCGCTTAGCAACGAGATCGGTCAATTCGAATTACGACAAACGTCTCTTTCTAAACAGTACAGACTTCGCTGTCCTCTCACCGTGTCTGTCTCGCGCTATTAGCTTCGAGGAGAACGGATATAAGCAGGGGCGGGCCCTGGGTTTTTCTGAGAGGGGGGTCCAGCCTTTGCCAGCATGGTAGATACACGATCTAGGAAAATTAATTATACGTGAAGatagaaattgaggagggggccAGGCTCGAGATCCGCCCCTGGATAtaagtgagttttagtgcatcgtaagctaacgcctttgcgtacgtaagggataacgtTAGTGGTTCAGCGAACGCCAAAAACTAAAGATAAATCCTGGCGTCAGCTCCtgtttcctgagttgtttgattacataaagagagcttcgcgcattgcgcagaaccaccacgccaTCGCATTTgtgggatagcgtggtggttccgcgcgtgcgcagaaccgacaacgctatcccttacgtacgcaatggcgatagcgtacgatgcactaaaactcactattggcTCCAATGCAACAAGGTATTTTTTACATTAACGCAAGACGAACACAAACATGATTTCATTGGCGGTGTTTCTTATGGCTAGGTGGAGACTGACGAAGCAAACCCCGGAACGTTGTTCACTGCAGTGAGCCGAAGGAAGGAAAGATCAGGATGAAGAAAAGCAGAAACACCGTTTTGTTTCTGATTCGCTGCTACGTAATTCTCCTGTCATGCCCCCAGAGCTCTCGTTTTGCAAGTTTTCAGTGTTTCGCTCTTTCAGTTTTTCGTATATTTTCACTGCGCGCGCACGTTATGTAGATTTATCTAATTTCGCTTGACATGAACCACGGGCAGCATTCGCATTCGCATCAGAGAAGAAAAGGCGAGTGTTGTTTAGAAGAAGTTCCAAATGACCGTTTCCATGTGAACAGTGAAGCAACACAACGGTTCATTGGAAAAAGGTTAGCTTCAAGTACAGAAGCATTTGATGGGGTCGATAAGAGCGACCTGCGAGAAATATGGTCGATGTTCAATGATGTTCTGCCGTCTCTCCATGTGTAAGCAAAGCAGAGTCCTTTGAAGGTCTGTGACACCCTGATACGTGTGGTTCGTGCACACAATGTACTACACGCCACAGTATCGTGGAAAAAAGAATCGTCTTTCTGGGTGTCCTACTTAGCGAGATATAATCCCGTGAACCGATGTACGCCTGTCAAGCTCTGATGTCCGAGGCGCCCGCGAACTGCGACCATTCCCATTGctagtcgtaagcacgtgacttctctcgcgctgcctcactggcggtgATGTCTGAGCCCGATGAATTTGGGTATTCGCAGTGCTCATTTTCTACGCCTTACTGTCCCTTTTGCGCTAAAAATTGGAATGCAGGTTCAGATCGATGCAAATATGTATTTTGAATTTATTTATATGTAATATATTCATATTTATAAAGTATTCATAATTATATATTTTACACTTGTCCTGTATATACTCGGGACGTAGTGTCACAACTCCGAGAAACCTTTCCTACTGTACATGGTACGCTCTTCGCCTTCTTGCATTTTCTACTGTGCCATAAAGAACCATTAGCGGCACGAAATAACCCTTTAATTACGGGTGTATCGTTGCATAACAGTCAGTTAAAGCGAATTTCCCACGCCGACCTGCTTGCGGAAATAATCGCAAACAAATAACTACGgacttttttaaattttgtattGAAGTTCTTATTTTTTACGGTGAGATAGTGTCGCACGTAATGTTCTGCTTGTTTCCAAAGTTTTCTTCCACGTAAATAGTCCAAATATAAAACACTAAAACataaaagatgccgttaccctGATaccaacacacaaaaaaatgggAGTCATATCCGTTCCGTTGTTCGTAATGTATGAGCGAAAGAACCTGCAGGTTACGttttcccctttccctctccctcttgAGAATGCCGACAATACGGAGCGCGCTCCGCTCATAGGTCTCCGCAAGACGATTCGCCCAATCATCGCCGGAGATTCAATCGGAGGCCTCACCGCGCTGTCGGGCTTCTTGAGCAGGGGAGGGAGAGGGAAGGCGTACATTGCGGTTTCTCTCGCTCGTAAATCACGAATGACACGACCGACGAatgccgttccttttgtgttggggTTACGGCAACGGCAGGGTGTTAAGGGTTTCAACTTCATTACATGCCATAAAACATCATCACGCTTGCTCATTTGCATGAAAAACGTCACAAAACATGACTGCAGGTCGCGCGCTCCTGCAGGCCCTATGTGGCATGGTCCTATATGCGGAAGGAGAATAGGGTAATTATCTACGTACCGTGAGCAACATGCACTTGATCTCTTTGAAGGCTCCCAGGCATCCGAGAAAAGAAATGATGGTGACGACGACTCCCGTGGCAATGAGAATGGAAGCCGAACTGACGTACAAGTCGGTGCCCAGCAACCGTTCCATGAATGACCGATCCGCCAGGGTCCAGATGCCCACGGCGAAGACCGCCACTCCGCCAACCTACGATGACAATCAGGTATGCAGCTTGAGTGTTGCTGTAAATATGCGACACGTCGAATCGCGAGCGGGCCTCGAGTTAGCGAACCATGAGATAGAGTCTCCGGGGACGCTCATGGAAGACTAGGTGGTTTCAAAAAGAACGGTAGACAAACATGCCAACGAGTGGATAATATAGTTGAGAAGATAGCAGGATATTTCGCGTTTACTCATTTCCCTAATTTAACTAGCTAATAACGAATTTGTCGTCAACTTAGTTAGTCTGAGTTGAGTAAGTTTAAATTATTTTTTCATGTTTCTTGTGACGTGGGCAACCGATGAATGCCTGAACTCTGAACACAAAATTGCGTGCGTGCGGTGGGTGAACACAAAAACATCCGGTAGCATGCAACATTTCTCGTGAATTCACAATCGAATTTATTTTATGACATTTTCTTAAATATAATATGCTGCGTATCCCGTATGCGCATATGACTCCTTGCTCCGGTAACGTTATGGCTAAGACTCTTCCCTTTGTAGGTGATTTTCCCTTTCGTTTTCGGTAAGAAAATGATGGCTCGTGGTAGACTGCTTGGTTCATA is a window encoding:
- the LOC135393755 gene encoding CD151 antigen-like isoform X4; the encoded protein is MLEGCGKVVKYALFVANFIIMVGGVAVFAVGIWTLADRSFMERLLGTDLYVSSASILIATGVVVTIISFLGCLGAFKEIKCMLLTFFIILFMIFITMLVGGILGYVFRNEVDDRMYQEMIMSIPMYKNDSVVTDAWDAVQQHFECCGVRTERYEPFRVWSLKNSHFNSNHQVPESCCRKKEWLHACLKQPTSRDTYMDSCHEKVRDFVKGHAVIVGGMGIGISCLLVVGMVLSCAMFLMIR
- the LOC135393755 gene encoding CD151 antigen-like isoform X3, whose product is MYLRYTRMLEGCGKVVKYALFVANFIIMVGGVAVFAVGIWTLADRSFMERLLGTDLYVSSASILIATGVVVTIISFLGCLGAFKEIKCMLLTFFIILFMIFITMLVGGILGYVFRNEVDDRMYQEMIMSIPMYKNDSVVTDAWDAVQQHFECCGVRTERYEPFRVWSLKNSHFNSNHQVPESCCRKKEWLHACLKQPTSRDTYMDSCHEKVRDFVKGHAVIVGGMGIGISCLLVVGMVLSCAMFLMIR
- the LOC135393755 gene encoding CD151 antigen-like isoform X1, giving the protein MYLRCAVPLCRRPPLETVPPLMACSHLIAKRFGGRRLPAQAYTRMLEGCGKVVKYALFVANFIIMVGGVAVFAVGIWTLADRSFMERLLGTDLYVSSASILIATGVVVTIISFLGCLGAFKEIKCMLLTFFIILFMIFITMLVGGILGYVFRNEVDDRMYQEMIMSIPMYKNDSVVTDAWDAVQQHFECCGVRTERYEPFRVWSLKNSHFNSNHQVPESCCRKKEWLHACLKQPTSRDTYMDSCHEKVRDFVKGHAVIVGGMGIGISCLLVVGMVLSCAMFLMIR
- the LOC135393755 gene encoding CD151 antigen-like isoform X2, translated to MGSPNASNPRDTRMLEGCGKVVKYALFVANFIIMVGGVAVFAVGIWTLADRSFMERLLGTDLYVSSASILIATGVVVTIISFLGCLGAFKEIKCMLLTFFIILFMIFITMLVGGILGYVFRNEVDDRMYQEMIMSIPMYKNDSVVTDAWDAVQQHFECCGVRTERYEPFRVWSLKNSHFNSNHQVPESCCRKKEWLHACLKQPTSRDTYMDSCHEKVRDFVKGHAVIVGGMGIGISCLLVVGMVLSCAMFLMIR